In the Thermogemmatispora onikobensis genome, CACCTTCTCCGGCTCCTCCAGCGAGGCTGGTGCGCGCACCAGCACCCCGCGTTCCTCACATGGACGCAATGCCTCCCGATCCTCGACCGCCGCCAGAATGCCCACCCGCTCGCCTCGCCCCAGACGACGCAGGGCCTCAGCGACAAGGGCCTTTCTCTGGGCCTCATCTTCGCCCTCAAAGAGCAGCAGAGGCACTATCGGCGAATAGTGCACCAGCAATTGACCAGGCGAGCGCTGGGCTGGCCCCTCCTCGCTCTCGGGATCGTTAGAGGCCGTGGTCTGCGGCGGCAGCGGAGGCTCAATCTCCGGCAGCACCTCCCGCAGAGCCTCCAGGCTGGTTCCACCAGGGCGCAAGATGCGCGGAGCCGGCGCAGCGACATCGACCACCGTCGACTCAACGCCGACCGGTGTTGGCCCCCCATCGAGGATCAGCGGTACGCGCCCGCCGAGATCTGCCAGCGCGTGCTGGGCCGTCGTTGGACTGACATGCTTGAAGCGGTTGGCGCTGGGCGCCGCGATGGGCCTGCCGGCAGCCCGAATGAGCGCACGCGCTACGGGATGGCTCGGCATGCGCACTGCCACCGTCTCCAGGCCCGCTGTCACCAGCGTTGGCACCCGCCGCCCACGTGGCAAGATCAACGTTAATGGGCCTGGCCAGAACACTTCGGCAAGCCGCCGCGCCCGCTCCGGCACAGCCGCAGCCACTGTCTCCAGCTCTTCTATCTGTGCTATATGAACAATAAGCGGATCAGTGAACGGGCGCCCCTTGGCGGCAAAGATGCGGCGAGCCGCCTCCTCGCGCAAGGCATCGCCGCCCAGGCCGTAGACGGTCTCCGTCGGAAAGACCACCAGCTCGCCTGCGCGCAGCAGCGACGCCGCTCGCTCAATGATATCCGCTTGCGGCTGCTGGGGATCAACAGGGATGACTACAGTAGGAACTGCCTTGATCTCGTCTGCCATGAGTATCTGAGCAACCACCTTCTTGATAGAAGTCAGCGCTGGTCTCATCGCCCCCCATAACAATCAAGGGAAGAGC is a window encoding:
- a CDS encoding L-threonylcarbamoyladenylate synthase → MADEIKAVPTVVIPVDPQQPQADIIERAASLLRAGELVVFPTETVYGLGGDALREEAARRIFAAKGRPFTDPLIVHIAQIEELETVAAAVPERARRLAEVFWPGPLTLILPRGRRVPTLVTAGLETVAVRMPSHPVARALIRAAGRPIAAPSANRFKHVSPTTAQHALADLGGRVPLILDGGPTPVGVESTVVDVAAPAPRILRPGGTSLEALREVLPEIEPPLPPQTTASNDPESEEGPAQRSPGQLLVHYSPIVPLLLFEGEDEAQRKALVAEALRRLGRGERVGILAAVEDREALRPCEERGVLVRAPASLEEPEKVAAALFATLRALEEAGVNVILCRSFRPVGLGLAVQDRLRRAAGGRIIQVDPSADAAEGVR